A stretch of Microbacterium sp. LWH3-1.2 DNA encodes these proteins:
- the cobA gene encoding uroporphyrinogen-III C-methyltransferase: MTGKVWLVGAGPGDAGLLTVKGLRALEAADVIVADRLGARAVLDGLRADGVELRAEIVDVGKRPGHHAVPQDAINALLVHLGQEDKTVVRLKGGDPYVFGRGGEELHACQEAGVAVEVVPGITSAISVPAIAGIPLTHRGVATAFTVATAHDQIEALGGGRDHTVVLLMGIGTLANSAITLARGARGADCPVAVVEDGYGPRQRVTVGTLATIAHQAAERGIRSPAVVVVGDVVRLSPYAPAELATLDLSQYDPLTPPRRT; the protein is encoded by the coding sequence ATGACCGGCAAGGTGTGGCTCGTCGGGGCCGGACCCGGCGACGCGGGGCTGCTCACCGTGAAGGGGCTGCGCGCCCTCGAGGCGGCCGACGTCATCGTCGCCGACCGGCTCGGCGCGCGCGCCGTGCTCGATGGCCTGAGGGCCGACGGCGTGGAGCTCCGCGCCGAGATCGTCGACGTGGGCAAGCGCCCCGGCCACCACGCCGTGCCCCAGGACGCCATCAACGCCCTGCTCGTGCACCTCGGCCAGGAGGACAAGACCGTCGTCCGGCTCAAAGGCGGTGACCCCTACGTCTTCGGCCGCGGCGGCGAAGAGCTCCACGCGTGCCAGGAGGCGGGAGTGGCCGTCGAGGTCGTGCCCGGCATCACCAGCGCCATCTCGGTGCCCGCGATCGCCGGCATCCCGCTCACCCACCGCGGCGTCGCGACGGCCTTCACCGTCGCGACCGCCCACGACCAGATCGAAGCCCTCGGCGGCGGCCGCGACCACACCGTCGTGCTGCTCATGGGCATCGGCACGCTCGCCAACTCCGCGATCACGCTGGCGCGCGGCGCGCGCGGCGCGGACTGCCCGGTCGCGGTCGTGGAGGACGGCTACGGACCCCGCCAGCGGGTCACGGTCGGCACACTCGCGACCATCGCGCACCAGGCCGCGGAACGAGGCATCCGTTCCCCCGCCGTCGTGGTGGTCGGCGACGTCGTGCGGCTCAGCCCGTACGCGCCCGCGGAACTCGCGACCCTCGATCTCTCCCAGTACGACCCCCTCACCCCGCCGCGGCGCACCTGA